A window of Rhododendron vialii isolate Sample 1 chromosome 13a, ASM3025357v1 contains these coding sequences:
- the LOC131314814 gene encoding putative respiratory burst oxidase homolog protein H translates to MDNADQMGNGEFVKWILEGIEIDEMADVSSDDDDEQPSTVSRNTSQKSFARNASSLRNRNRIPGPTIPKMERLRSGAAKGLKSLRFLDRTTTGKEGDEWKSVERRFNQLATDGRLPRDKFGACIGMGDSKEFAGEVFDALARRKRIDATNGISFEELREFWEDMSSPCLDARLQIFFDMCDKNGDGKLSEEEVKEVIAISASANKLSNLKQHAASYAALIMEELDPDQLGYIEMWQLETLLRGMVSSEETNKMAKKTQTLARTMIPRLYRTPVSKFLSKASEKIHENWRKILVLAWWLTINLILFVWKFNQYKHKSAFQVMGYCLCFAKGAAETLKFNMALVLLPVCRRTLTKLRETILGTFIPFDENINFHKLIALAIVIGTCIHTLMHVTCDLPRITYCPHDKFIGILGPAFSYKQPDYQDLLQSIPGVTGILMIILMAFTFTLATHSFRRNVIKLPWPFHHLAGFNAFWYTHHLLVIVFALLIIHGYFLFLTREWYNKTTWMYVTIPVILYAGERILTSVQDHNYRVNIIKAIVYTGNVLALYMSKPPGFKYKSGMYIFVKCPDIASFEWHPFSITSAPGDDYLSVHIRTLGDWTTELKNQFAQVCEPPSTQPRGGRLVRMETKASSKFDHTQARYPKILIKGPYGAPAQNFKKYDILLLIGLGIGATPMISILKDLLNHMKQNNTNKVKEEGYPLEEYKNSPERAYFYWVTREQGSFEWFKGVMDDIADYDQNHIIEMHNYLTSVYEEGDARSALIAMVQSLQHAKNGVDIVSESRIRTHFARPNWRKVFSQLVNTHPSSRIGVFYCGSPTLTKLLKKLCQEFSLNSSTRFQFHKENF, encoded by the exons ATGGACAATGCAGATCAAATGGGCAACGGGGAATTTGTGAAGTGGATTCTCGAAGGCATTGAGATTGACGAAATGGCGGATGTGTCCTCTGACGATGATGATGAGCAGCCAAGCACGGTGTCGAGAAACACAAGTCAAAAATCTTTCGCAAGAAACGCAAGCAGTCTCAGGAACAGGAATAGAATTCCAGGTCCCACCATCCCTAAAATGGAAAGGTTGCGATCAGGGGCCGCAAAAGGGCTCAAAAGCCTAAGGTTCCTCGACAGGACAACCACGGGGAAGGAAGGGGATGAGTGGAAGTCTGTGGAGAGACGGTTCAATCAACTTGCAACTGATGGGAGACTCCCTAGGGACAAATTCGGAGCCTGCATTG ggaTGGGAGATAGCAAGGAATTCGCAGGGGAGGTATTTGATGCCTTGGCAAGGCGTAAGAGGATTGATGCTACCAATGGGATAAGTTTTGAGGAATTGCGAGAGTTCTGGGAAGATATGTCGAGTCCATGCCTAGATGCACgacttcaaatattttttgacat GTGTGACAAGAATGGTGATGGGAAGCTCTCAGAAGAGGAAGTTAAGGAG GTGATAGCGATCAGTGCCTCTGCGAATAAGCTATCGAATCTCAAGCAACATGCCGCATCCTATGCAGCTTTAATCATGGAGGAGCTTGATCCTGACCAATTAGGATATATTGAG ATGTGGCAACTCGAAACTCTACTTAGAGGTATGGTGAGCTCCgaagaaaccaacaaaatggCGAAGAAGACGCAGACACTTGCAAGAACCATGATTCCCAGACTATACAGAACACCCGTAAGCAAATTCCTATCTAAAGCCTCAGAAAAGATCCATGAGAACTGGAGAAAGATATTGGTGCTCGCATGGTGGTTAACCATAAACCTAATCCTCTTTGTTTGGAAATTCAACCAATACAAACACAAAAGTGCATTCCAAGTCATGGGTTATTGCCTTTGCTTCGCCAAAGGGGCTGCCGAAACTCTGAAGTTCAATATGGCTCTCGTTCTCCTTCCAGTATGTAGAAGAACCCTGACAAAGCTCAGAGAAACAATCCTGGGTACGTTCATCCCATTCGACGAAAACATTAACTTTCATAAGTTAATCGCCCTGGCAATCGTTATAGGGACTTGCATTCACACATTAATGCACGTGACTTGTGATCTCCCGAGAATAACGTATTGTCCTCATGATAAGTTCATTGGAATTCTTGGACCTGCGTTCAGTTACAAGCAGCCAGATTACCAAGACCTCCTTCAGAGTATTCCGGGAGTAACAGGGATTTTGATGATCATTCTGATGGCTTTTACCTTTACACTGGCAACACATTCATTCAGAAGGAACGTTATCAAATTGCCATGGCCTTTCCACCATTTGGCAGGGTTTAATGCTTTCTGGTACACCCATCATTTGCTGGTCATCGTCTTCGCCCTCCTCATCATCCATGGCTACTTCTTATTTCTCACCAGAGAGTGGTACAACAAAACG ACATGGATGTATGTAACGATCCCAGTTATTCTATACGCCGGAGAGAGAATCCTTACATCAGTTCAAGATCACAATTACCGGGTCAATATAATCAAG GCTATAGTATACACAGGAAACGTTCTAGCACTATACATGAGCAAACCTCCTGGATTCAAGTACAAAAGTGGGATGTACATCTTTGTCAAGTGCCCAGATATAGCAAGTTTTGAATG GCATCCCTTCTCAATAACTTCTGCACCCGGAGATGACTACTTGAGTGTCCACATCCGTACCTTAGGAGACTGGACTACAGAGCTTAAAAACCAATTTGCACAG GTCTGTGAGCCTCCATCAACACAACCAAGAGGAGGTCGTCTAGTTAGAATGGAAACAAAAGCAAGCTCAAAATTTGACCATACACAAGCAAG ATATCCAAAGATCCTCATCAAAGGACCATACGGAGCACCGGCTCAAAACTTCAAGAAGTATGACATTCTCCTTCTCATTGGCCTGGGAATTGGAGCAACTCCAATGATCAGCATCCTCAAAGATCTTCTAAACCATATGAAGCAGAATAACACTAACAAA GTCAAGGAAGAAGGATATCCACTTGAGGAGTATAAGAACAGCCCAGAAAGAGCTTATTTCTATTGGGTGACAAGGGAACAAGGATCTTTTGAATGGTTCAAAGGTGTCATGGATGATATTGCAGACTATGACCAAAAT CATATAATAGAAATGCATAACTACTTGACTAGTGTGTATGAAGAAGGAGATGCACGATCTGCACTCATCGCCATGGTGCAGTCTCTGCAGCATGCTAAAAATGGAGTTGACATTGTCTCAGAAAGTCGG ATAAGAACACATTTTGCAAGACCCAATTGGAGGAAAGTGTTCTCTCAATTAGTAAACACCCACCCATCCTCACGGATTG GTGTTTTCTACTGCGGAAGCCCTACTCTTACCAAACTACTCAAGAAGCTTTGCCAGGAGTTTAGCCTAAATTCATCCACCCGTTTCCAATTCCACAAGGAAAACTTCTAG